ACTGCCTTTTATCACGAAAGGCTCGTAAATATCGGCCTTTACTGCAGCCAGAGCAGCAGGATTCTCAATGGCTTTGCTGAAATAGTCCTTGTAAATCTTTCGCCAGTCAGTACTGAGCGTCGTGTTTTCTTCATAGATCTTTCCTAATACAGCATAATAGACAGCCTTCAGCGGCGTGTCCTTCACATTCTCTGCCTTTTTCTGAAGTCTGATAACTTCAACTTCCAATGAGTCAGGATCGATGGCGCATTGCAGACGTGCTATAAGCACACCAGCCTTTAGCAGATGACCGTATGCCTTTTCACGTTCGGCTTTCTTCTCTATCTGTTTGAGAATACTTATCTGAGTCTGTGGCAGATCCTTTTTTGCAGCATCGTCAGACTGCTTCCACAACTGTGTGAAGCTTTGTCCGCTTACTGTTGTAGCGAATAAAACAAGTGTGAGAATATGTATAATCAGTCTCTTCATGTATGCGCGTACTTTTATTTATAGTATGGAATTCTGCTACAAAGTTAGTAATTTCATTTGTTATTGAACACAAAACGCCAAATATTTAATTTTTTATTACAATGTATATATTTCGAAAACATAGTGAGACATAATGCGAAACGTCTTTCACGAAGTTCTGCTACTTTTGCAGACAAATTGCTAACAACTAAAAAAGTAAACCTTTAAATCATGAAACGTTCACTACTTTTCCTGCTGTTGTCAGTCTTTGCGCTGATGGTTAAGGCCGACAATATCACCGTCGATGGAACATCGCGAAACTACATCGTCTATGCACCAAGCAATCTGGGAGCAAAGCGCCCACTGCTCATCTCCTGTCACGGAATGAACCAGGATGCCAACTATCAGAAGAATATGCTGAAGATTGAGTCGGTGGCTGACACAGCTAAATTCGTAACGGTGTTCCCTAACGGCATTGATAAGGGATGGGATATATCAGGCGACCGTGACATCAAATTCGTTACTGCTATCATCGACAAGATGATTAATCAGTATGACATCGATCCCAACTGCGTGTATCTCTCAGGCTTTTCAATGGGTGGCATGTTCACATATCATGCCATGAACAAGATAGCTGACAAGATAGCTGCCTTTGCTCCTATAAGCGGCTATCCACTTGGAGGCGGCAACTTTACCAGTTCGCGCCCTGTGCCCATCATCCATACTCATGGTACTGGCGACGATGTGGTGACCTTTAGTGGTGTGCAGAGCATCCTTAACGGATGGATTAACCGTAACCACTGTTCTACGACTCCTGTCGTCACACAGCGCTATCGCGGTGCTGGTCATATCACACGCCGTGTATGGGGCAATGGCGATGACGGCGTTGAGGTTGTATTGATGGAGTTGGCCGACAAAGGTCACTGGATTTCTAATGATAATGGCGTCCTTACAGGCGATGAGATATGGAAGTTCTGTAAGCGCTACTCTCTTCAGTTGAAGAACCCACAGGTACGCATTACCTCTCCGAAGAGCCCCATGACGTATGTCACAATGGGTGGAAAAACACAGCTTGACGACCTGACGATTACTGCAACAGCGAAAGATCCTGATGGCGGAACCATTGAAAAGGTGGAGTTCTATGATGGCAAAACACTCCTTGCAACAGTTGATGCCGAACCTTACACAGCTACCGTCTCCAACCTGAAGGCAGGAGCGCACAACATTCGTGTGGTTGCTACAGACAACGAAGGAAATGTGGGTGAGTCAACGACTGTTATTACTATTGTAGAGCCGGCAGGCGCAACAGCCTACGTAATAAGTAATGTGTTCACTACCGACGGAAGCGTGCCCGAAGGGTGGGTGACTTATGACGGTAAGGAGAAGCGCGTGGGCTATAGCGATGGCTACTCACAGGGCAGTCGCATTATGCATCTTACTGCTGACCAGAAAGATTTTGAATGGGGACTATATACTCGAAATGTGGAGGGAAATGCTCGTGCTGGATATGCACGCTTCGGATCCAAGGAGACAACGATGGTACTCACGCTCAACCCTGGTAACTATGAACTGACACATCGCGTTGCCAACTGGAACATACCCTCGTTCTCACCTATACGCGTTGCCGTAGAGGATATAAACGGTAAGACCATTCAGGAGGAAGCCTTCACACCAACAGCAAATGTAGGCAACAGCAAGACAAGCTCGTTTAGTGGCACTACCACAGGTCGTTTCCGTTTCAATATTCTTGAGACGACACGCTGTCAGGTGACCTTCTATACTTCCGACGGCGCGTGGAGCGACCTCATCATAGGTAGGGCGACTGTAGCACGAAAAGGCGTTGTGCCATCGGCTATTGAGGAGGTGAACAACGAGAATGATAAGCTGTCACTCGACAAGTGTGACCTCTATGACCTCCAGGGACGTCTCGTTACAGGAAAAGCCTCTAAAGGCGTGTATGTTGCATGTCCTGAAGGAGAGAAACTGCATGACGGCAACGCTAGGAAAATCCTCGTGAAATGACGAGATAATACATCTAAATCAAAAAAACGAGAGGAAAAATCAAATAACAATATTTTCGTATTGTTTGTTTTAGTACTTTTGCAATCACTAACTGATTTGCTATTACTAAAACAAACAATATGGAAACAAAGAAATGTTTTTTTGCCGTAGATCTTGGAGCTACAAGTGGCAGAACCATCATTGGCTCTATCAACGATGGACATGTTGAACTGGAAGAAATAACACGCTTTCCAAACAACCTGATAGAGCAGGGTGGTCACTACTATTGGGACATCTACGCTCTTTACTTCGAGATAATTCGCGGCTTGCGCGAAGTGGCAAACCGCAACATAGAGATAACATCGATAGGCATTGATACATGGGGCGTTGACTTCGTGTTTATTGGCGATGATGGCGCTATCCTGCGTAATCCGCGTGCCTATCGTGACCCCATCACTTTCGACGCAATGGATGACTATCTGAAGCATGTCATCTCGAAGCGTGAGGTCTATGACATAACAGGCATACAGTTCCTTAATTTCAACTCCATCTTCCAGCTTTACGCCATGCAGCGTGAGGGCAACACAGCATTGAAGAACGCTTCGAAGATACTCTTCGTGCCCGATGCACTGTCGTGGATGCTCACTGGCAACGAGGTGTGCGAATATACCATCGCTTCTACGTCGCAGCTCCTTGATCCCCGCACAAAGCAGCTCGACGAGCGTCTGCTCGCTTCCATCGGACTTACACGTTCGAAGTTCGGACGTGTGGTGAAGCCAGGAACTGTCGTTGGCGTGCTCACTGAAGAGGTGCAGCGTCTCACAGGCTTAGGACAGGTGCCCGTCATCGCCGTTGCAGGTCATGACACAGGCTCAGCAGTCGCTGCTGTACCTGCGAAGGACGAGAATTTCGCTTATCTGTCGAGTGGAACTTGGAGCCTCATGGGTATTGAGACAAAGGATGCCATCATCAGCGATCTCTCCTATGAGCGTAACTTCACCAACGAGGGAGGCATAGAGGGTACTACACGTTTCCTTAAGAATATATGTGGCATGTGGCTCTATGAACGCTGTCGTCTGGAGTGGCCAGAGGAAGTACGCAAGCTCTCTCATCCAGAGTTGCAGGGACAGGCTATGGGCGTTGAGCCCTTCCGTTCGCTCATCAACCCCGATGACCCGATGTTTGCTGCGCCCACGTCAATGATTGGTGCCATACAGACCTATTGCCGTGAGAGCCATCAGCCCGTGCCGGAGACACCGGCAGAGATATGCCGTTGCATCTTTGACTCGCTTGCCCTTCGCTATCGTCAGGTGTTCCAGTGGATGCAGGAGTTCGCTCCTTTCAAGCTCGATGTGCTCCATATCATCGGCGGCGGTTCGCTGAACAAGTATCTGAACCAGTTTACTGCCAACTCTACAGGTGCCACCGTCCTTGCAGGACCTCAGGAGTGTACTGCTCTTGGCAACATCATGCTTCAGGCAAAGACAGCCGGCATGGTGAGCGATATATGGGAAATGCGTAAGATTATTGCCGATTCCATCGAACTTGTGAAGTATGAACCACATGATCGTGCAACATGGGACATGGCGTTCGACCGCTACCTCAGCATCGTCAATGGTGTCATAAACGGCAAGGAAGAAACCGAGAAGTTGTTTAAGTGAGAGGTAAGAGAAAGAGATTATTTTTAATATAAAAACAATATTATTTATGAAAGCTAATTTAATAGAACAGGCTTATGCCGTAGCGAAAGAGCGCTATGCAGCCATTGGTGTTGACACCGACGCAGTACTTGACCAGCTCCAGAAGCAGCAGATTTCTCTGCACTGCTGGCAGACCGACGACGTCGTTGGTTTCGAGCGCAACGATGCCCTCTCTGGCGGTATCCAGACTACAGGTAACTATCCTGGTCGTGCACGTAACATCGACGAGGTGCGCAAGGACATCGAGTTTGTGAAGACGCTCATCGCAGGTAACCATCGTCTGAATCTCCACGAGATCTACGGTGACTTCGGAGGACAGTTCGTTGACCGCGACCAGGTGGAAGTAAAGCACTTCCAGAGCTGGATTGACTGGGCCAAGGAGAACAACATGAAGCTCGACTTCAACTCCACCTCGTTCTCACACCCCAAGAGCGGTGACCTCACCCTTTCTAACCCCGACAAGAGCATCCGCGACTTCTGGATTGAGCACACCAAGCGCTGCCGCCGCATCGCCGACGCCATGGGTAAGGCACAGAACGACCCATGTATCATGAATATCTGGGTGCACGACGGTTCAAAGGATATGCCTGTTCAGCGCAAGAAGTATCGTGAGATACTCGCTGCTTCTCTCGATGAGATTATGGAGGAGAAGCTCGATGGCGTGAAGAACTGCTTCGAGGCTAAGCTGTTCGGCATCGGTCTGGAGAGCTATACCGTTGGTTCACACGACTTCTACACAGCTTACTGCGCTACACGTAAGCAGATGTACACCCTCGACACCGGCCACTACGAGCAGACAGAGAACGTCAGCGACTTCGTTTCTACACTGCTGATGTATGTCCCTGAGCTTATGCTCCATGTCTCTCGTCCTGTTCGTTGGGACTCTGACCACGTAACCATCATGAATGACCAGACCCTCGATCTCTTCAAGGAGCTTGTTCGTTGCGATGCCCTTGACCGTGCTCACGTAGGTCTCGACTACTTCGATGCTTCTATCAACCGCATCGGTGCATACCTCGTTGGTACACGTGCCACACAGAAGTGCATCCTTCAGGCACTCCTCGAGCCAAAGGCAAAGCTTCGTGAGTATGAGAACAATGGTCAGTACTTCGAGCGTCTCGCTCTCATGGAAGAGGCTAAGTCTATGCCATTCGGCGCTGTGTTCGACTACTTCAACCTGAAGAACAACGTACCTGTTGGTGAGGAGTACATCCAGTGCATTCAGCAGTACGAGAAGGACGTAACATCAAAGCGCTAATCTCACGTCCTTTGATAAATCATTTTGCGGCTGTTAGGCATCATGCTTAACAGCCGCAAGTCCTTTTTTATTATAATATCATAAAACCAATCGTTAGT
This region of Prevotella sp. E13-27 genomic DNA includes:
- a CDS encoding L-rhamnose isomerase, which encodes MKANLIEQAYAVAKERYAAIGVDTDAVLDQLQKQQISLHCWQTDDVVGFERNDALSGGIQTTGNYPGRARNIDEVRKDIEFVKTLIAGNHRLNLHEIYGDFGGQFVDRDQVEVKHFQSWIDWAKENNMKLDFNSTSFSHPKSGDLTLSNPDKSIRDFWIEHTKRCRRIADAMGKAQNDPCIMNIWVHDGSKDMPVQRKKYREILAASLDEIMEEKLDGVKNCFEAKLFGIGLESYTVGSHDFYTAYCATRKQMYTLDTGHYEQTENVSDFVSTLLMYVPELMLHVSRPVRWDSDHVTIMNDQTLDLFKELVRCDALDRAHVGLDYFDASINRIGAYLVGTRATQKCILQALLEPKAKLREYENNGQYFERLALMEEAKSMPFGAVFDYFNLKNNVPVGEEYIQCIQQYEKDVTSKR
- a CDS encoding rhamnulokinase, with the protein product METKKCFFAVDLGATSGRTIIGSINDGHVELEEITRFPNNLIEQGGHYYWDIYALYFEIIRGLREVANRNIEITSIGIDTWGVDFVFIGDDGAILRNPRAYRDPITFDAMDDYLKHVISKREVYDITGIQFLNFNSIFQLYAMQREGNTALKNASKILFVPDALSWMLTGNEVCEYTIASTSQLLDPRTKQLDERLLASIGLTRSKFGRVVKPGTVVGVLTEEVQRLTGLGQVPVIAVAGHDTGSAVAAVPAKDENFAYLSSGTWSLMGIETKDAIISDLSYERNFTNEGGIEGTTRFLKNICGMWLYERCRLEWPEEVRKLSHPELQGQAMGVEPFRSLINPDDPMFAAPTSMIGAIQTYCRESHQPVPETPAEICRCIFDSLALRYRQVFQWMQEFAPFKLDVLHIIGGGSLNKYLNQFTANSTGATVLAGPQECTALGNIMLQAKTAGMVSDIWEMRKIIADSIELVKYEPHDRATWDMAFDRYLSIVNGVINGKEETEKLFK
- a CDS encoding Ig-like domain-containing protein; the encoded protein is MKRSLLFLLLSVFALMVKADNITVDGTSRNYIVYAPSNLGAKRPLLISCHGMNQDANYQKNMLKIESVADTAKFVTVFPNGIDKGWDISGDRDIKFVTAIIDKMINQYDIDPNCVYLSGFSMGGMFTYHAMNKIADKIAAFAPISGYPLGGGNFTSSRPVPIIHTHGTGDDVVTFSGVQSILNGWINRNHCSTTPVVTQRYRGAGHITRRVWGNGDDGVEVVLMELADKGHWISNDNGVLTGDEIWKFCKRYSLQLKNPQVRITSPKSPMTYVTMGGKTQLDDLTITATAKDPDGGTIEKVEFYDGKTLLATVDAEPYTATVSNLKAGAHNIRVVATDNEGNVGESTTVITIVEPAGATAYVISNVFTTDGSVPEGWVTYDGKEKRVGYSDGYSQGSRIMHLTADQKDFEWGLYTRNVEGNARAGYARFGSKETTMVLTLNPGNYELTHRVANWNIPSFSPIRVAVEDINGKTIQEEAFTPTANVGNSKTSSFSGTTTGRFRFNILETTRCQVTFYTSDGAWSDLIIGRATVARKGVVPSAIEEVNNENDKLSLDKCDLYDLQGRLVTGKASKGVYVACPEGEKLHDGNARKILVK